One region of Trinickia violacea genomic DNA includes:
- a CDS encoding phosphoribosylaminoimidazolesuccinocarboxamide synthase: MSTLYESTLRSLPLLGRGKVRDNYAVGNDRLLIVTTDRLSAFDVIMGEPIPRKGQVLNQMANFWFDKLKHIVPNHMTGVAPETVVAADEVEQVKGRAVVVKRLEPILVEAVVRGYLAGSGWKDYQATGAVCGVQLPPGLQNAQKLPEPIFTPAAKAEMGHHDENITYDEMERRIGTELSATIRDISIKLYKEAAEYAATRGIIIADTKFEFGLDNHGELYLMDEALTADSSRFWPADQYQVGTNPPSFDKQFVRDWLETQDWKKEPPAPKLPDDVIAKTSEKYQEALERLTGQKLA, from the coding sequence ATGTCTACCCTCTACGAATCCACGCTCCGCTCGCTGCCTCTGCTCGGCCGCGGCAAGGTCCGCGACAACTACGCCGTGGGCAACGATCGCCTCCTGATCGTCACGACCGACCGCCTGTCCGCGTTCGACGTCATCATGGGCGAGCCGATTCCGCGCAAGGGCCAGGTGCTGAACCAGATGGCGAACTTCTGGTTCGACAAGCTCAAGCACATCGTCCCGAATCATATGACGGGCGTCGCGCCCGAGACGGTTGTCGCAGCGGACGAAGTCGAGCAGGTGAAGGGCCGCGCGGTGGTCGTGAAGCGTCTCGAGCCGATCCTCGTCGAAGCCGTGGTGCGCGGTTATCTGGCCGGCAGCGGCTGGAAGGACTACCAGGCGACGGGCGCAGTGTGCGGCGTGCAACTGCCGCCGGGCCTGCAAAACGCGCAGAAGCTGCCCGAGCCGATTTTCACGCCGGCCGCGAAGGCCGAGATGGGCCATCACGACGAAAACATCACCTACGATGAGATGGAGCGCCGCATCGGAACCGAGCTGTCGGCCACGATCCGCGACATTTCGATCAAGTTGTACAAGGAAGCCGCCGAATATGCGGCGACGCGCGGCATCATCATCGCCGACACGAAGTTCGAATTCGGCCTCGACAATCACGGCGAGCTGTATCTGATGGACGAAGCGCTGACCGCCGATTCGTCGCGCTTCTGGCCGGCGGATCAGTATCAGGTCGGCACGAATCCGCCGTCGTTCGACAAGCAGTTCGTCCGCGACTGGCTCGAAACGCAAGACTGGAAGAAAGAGCCGCCCGCGCCGAAGCTGCCGGACGACGTGATCGCGAAGACGAGCGAGAAGTACCAGGAAGCGCTCGAGCGCCTCACCGGGCAGAAGCTCGCTTGA
- the purE gene encoding 5-(carboxyamino)imidazole ribonucleotide mutase, translating into MTEAVQTAHTHSAPLVGVLMGSSSDWDVMKHAVAILQEFGVPYEAKVVSAHRMPDEMFDYAERARERGLRAIIAGAGGAAHLPGMLAAKTTVPVLGVPVASKYLKGVDSLHSIVQMPKGVPVATFAIGEAGAANAALFAVALLSTTSADYANRLAAFRVRQNEAAHAMVLPEL; encoded by the coding sequence ATGACCGAAGCCGTCCAGACCGCCCACACGCATAGCGCGCCGCTCGTCGGCGTCCTGATGGGGTCCAGTTCCGATTGGGACGTGATGAAGCACGCGGTCGCGATCTTGCAGGAGTTCGGCGTGCCGTACGAAGCGAAGGTCGTGTCCGCGCACCGCATGCCCGACGAGATGTTCGACTACGCCGAGCGCGCGCGCGAGCGCGGACTGCGCGCGATCATCGCGGGCGCGGGCGGTGCGGCGCACCTGCCCGGCATGCTGGCCGCCAAGACCACCGTGCCGGTGCTCGGGGTGCCGGTCGCGAGCAAGTACCTGAAGGGCGTCGATTCGCTGCATTCGATCGTGCAGATGCCCAAGGGCGTGCCGGTCGCCACGTTCGCGATCGGCGAAGCGGGCGCGGCGAATGCGGCGCTGTTCGCCGTCGCGCTGTTGAGCACGACGTCGGCGGACTATGCGAACCGGCTCGCGGCATTCCGCGTTCGGCAGAACGAGGCCGCGCACGCGATGGTACTGCCCGAGCTTTGA